The Leptospirales bacterium sequence GAGAGCGGCGGCGAATCCTCAGCGAATATTGAAGCGCGCTGCTGGGCCTCGACTACAGATTCCAGTCGGGCGGCGGTCCGCGATGTGGATCGCGCACCTGCGCTGTCATTCGGTCCAGCGAGAACTCCGTTAGCTGCGAGCCCGATCCGGGCGGCAAGCGCACCACAATAGCCAGAATTTCCAGACCGCTGCTTTGCGCCGATGAAAGCGCTTGCGGACGCTGTTCCATTGTCGCCGGCGGCCGGCAGTGCAGCTGGCGCCATCCGCGGAAATCCAGGCGGCCCAGCGGACACAGTTCGCTCGCGCCGCGCCGGTCTCTCAGCAGCAGCGACAATTCGTCCAGGCGACCGGCGCCGTAGGCCCAGAGCGAAATGCCTATGACATGACCGTGTATGTCAATCGGCGCCGCCGGACTCAGACGAAACCCGGCGGAAGCCCCGCCCTGAAAGCTAACGTAGAGTGTCCGGACGCTTTCGGCCACCGGCGGCGGCGTGAGTGCGCCGAGAGTGGCAAGTCCGCGACCGTCATCGGCGCGTCGCACCTGCATTTTCCAGCCCTCGTCCTCTGATTCAAAGTCGGCGATGACGAGCTGGCGATCGATGATGGCAAGTTCCTCCGGGGCTTCGGAGGATTGTGCCAGAAGCGGCAGGGTCAAAACGACGGACATCAGGGCGGCAGACTTTGTCCAACGCATGTCAGTACATCGGACGAAACTCATGCTTCAGACAGGCTTGACATAGGGCGCTTTGCCTGGCTTTCTGGACCTGCCCGGATTATGTTTGATTTTTGCGCCGCGCTCCAGACAGAGCGGCCGGCCTTCCGGGGCCTTCAGGAGGACTGAATGAATCGAGTGTGGCGCATCGCCGCGTTTCTGGTAGCTCTGGCTGCACTGCAGCCCGCCTTGTCCCAGGCCGGCGGGAACCAGGGCGCCCTCTCGCCGGGTGAAGAACCGGAATCCGCCGCCCCTGCCGGCGGACAGACCCAGACGCCGCCGGCGTCGAACGCTCCCGCTGGGGCCGAAAGTGGGACCGCGCCGGCCAGTTCGGTTGCTCCAGTACTCTGGAAGAACCCGGACTCCAGCGTGATCTACGCCACGTCCACTGTGAAGTTCGTGCTCAGCGCCCGTGACAATATCTCCGATCTGGACTACATCGAGTACCGCCTGAACAATGGCGAGTTCCGTCGCTATTCGGCGCCCTTTACGCTGGGCGAACAGGGTCCTTACACCATTACCTATCGCTCCGTGGACCGCGCCGGAAACCGGGAAGTAGATCATATCTACTCGGTCATTGTCGATGACTCCGGTCCGACCATCCTGATGCTGCCAGCGCGGGCCTTCATTGCCCAGGGCGGACGCAGCTTCTCGCCCTCTGGCAATACCTTTACCCTGCGCGCCTCGGATGAATACTCCGGCGTAAAGCAAATCCGCTATTCGATCAACAGCACAGAACTGAAGCCCTACAACAACGGCGAGACCGTGCAGTTGACGCAAAGCGGCTCCCATCTCATTCAGTGGGAAGCCGTCGACAATCTGGGCAATCGCAGTCAGGGCAGCCTGCTGGTACAGGTCGACGCCGACCGGCCCACGCTGGACATTCGTCCAACTCAGGCTTTGAATCGCGTCGACGATCGTCAGTATGCTCGTCGTAACACCGGCTTTCGCGTCGAGGCGACGGATGTAGGTTCCGGCATCCAGACCATCCTCGTTCGCCTGGATGGATCTCCAGAATGGCAAACCTACACCGATGCGATCTTCTTTGATTCAGAGCGCGAGCATTCGATCGAGGCAAAGGCAATCGATGCGGTTGGCAACGAAAGCGACGTTCGCAGTCTGCGCTTCATCGTGGACGACAATCCGCCGACCACCGAACTGCGCACCAGCGTAGAGTAAGCGCATCGCAGCGGCCAGGGGCCGCTGCAGCGCTCAGGCAGCCCGTCCGCCAGAAATGGCCGACGGGCTGTTTTTTTTGGGTACAGCGATCGAGCAGACGACGCCTGTCTTTGTGCCGCTTTCCATTTTCTATCCGCCGCAATGCGCCATATGCAACGCTGAAGTGGATCCGGGCAGTGTTTGCTGCATTTCCTGCCATCCGCTGCTGGAAGCGGAGCGGCTGCAGTCCGCCGGCCGCTGCCGGCGCTGTTTTCTGCCGGTCACCGTCGGCTCATGCCAGTTCTGCAATGGCCGTGTCCGCAGTTTCGATTCTCACCTGAGCCTGTATCGAATGAGTGCGGCCTGGAGGCGTCTTTTGCACCGCTGGAAATTCGACAATGACCGGGGCGCGTGGCGCGCCTTCCAACCCGGTCTGCAAACGATCCAGGCTCGGCTTGGGAAACTGCGCTTTGACAGGATTGGCTGGATCGAGTCCGGGCGCGCGGGCTGGCAAAAGCGGGCGTACCAGCCCTGCGCGGATCCGGCGCGCTTCCTGGCGCAGGCCCTCGGCCTGCCCTGTGGCGGCGATCTGTGCAAACGCTCCGGCGGTCGCCAGAGCAGCCGCAATTTTGGCGATCGCTTCCTGGCGCTGCGCGGGACCCTGGATTGTAAGGGTCGCCAGCTCCAGGACTGTCGACGCTATCTGCTGCTGGAGGACGTATTTACCACCGGAGCGACCGCCAACGCCGCTGCCGCCGCACTAAAAAAGAATGGCGTGCTGACTGTTACAATCCTGAGCTTGCTGCTCAGGGAAGAAGCATTCGATTGAACGCATGGACGCCCCGCAGAAAAGTAAACATGGTCGAGCAATCGTGCTCACGCTGGCCGGCAAGATCCAGATGGGCGATACCGAGCGTCTGGAGAAAGCCCTCGACGAATTGGTCGGCGGCGAAGAGCGCAGCTTTGTAATTGATCTGTCCGGCGTCGCCTATATCTGCAGTTCGGCGCTGGGCGTGCTGATCGCGGTCAAGCGCAGGATCGCCAGAATGAACGGCGAGGTGCGCTTGATCATTCGTCCTGGAGAGGTGCTTGATCTTTTTCGCCTGACCATGGTCGATCGAGTGTTCCCCATCCATCGCAGCGTCGAGGAAGCCGCTCAGGCTTCTACACATTGAGGCCGCTTTGTTTCGCCATCTGCGAGAAGAATTGAGCAAGTCGGGCGTGCTTCTGGCCAGCGCCAACAGCGGCAAACTGCGCGAATTCAACCGCATCCTGGGATCTGCAGGTTTGCAGATCCATACGCCAGAAGAGCGCGGCTTGCGACTGGTCGTTGACGAAGCGGCGCCAAATTTTGCCGGCAATGCCATTCTCAAAGCCGAGGCCTTTGCTGCGGCTTCCGGCCTTCCAACGCTGGCCGATGATAGCGGGCTTGCGGTGGAAGCGCTTGGCGGGGCGCCCGGCGTACGCAGCGCACGCTATGGCGGTCCGGGCCTGGATGATGCAGGACGTCGCCGGCTGCTGCTCAGCGAATTGCAGACGGTGCCGGAAGGGCGAAGGCAGGCGCACTTTGTCTGCGCTCTGGCCCTGGCCATTCCCGGTCGCGCTCCCATTGTCTTCGAAGCCAGCACCGAAGGTAAAATTCTTACCGAGGAGCGCGGCGAGGGCGGCTTTGGCTACGATTCAATCTTTCAGGATCCGGAAAGCGGACGAAGCTACGCCGAACTCAGTCCAGAAGAAAAGGATCAGCGCAGTCACCGCGGCAAGGCCCTGCTGGCCCTGGCGCGCGCCCTCGATCGCGAGCTGCATAGCGCCGGCGGATTTCCAGCAATAGATTGATAGTACGGTCCGCGTTGTGGCGCCGCTCTAGCCGGGACTCTGTGGAAGTCGCTCCAGGCGCGGGTCGGCAAAGAGATCCATCTCTGGCGCCAGCAGGCGAATGTAGCGATCGAAGTACAGAATTTGTTTGAATAGCAGCGCAAATTCACGGGGAAAGCGAATGCCGTGTCGCTCGCCAATCTCCACCATCTGAATCAAGGTGCGGTTCAATTCGCCTTCGTCGGGCGCCATGCGCATGCCGCTGGCCAGCGCCGCCTCCGCCATGCGGTTCAGGCCAGAAAACATTTCTTTCAGATCGGCGCCAAAGCGATCGACATCGACTTTCTCATCGGCGGCGCCGATTGCGCTCAGGGCCGCAGCCATTGCGCGGTAGTCCTCGGCGCTCATGGCCTGCATCAGATCATTCATGGCCAGCCAGGTTTCGCGGCGTATATGACCGACAATGCCAAAGTCGATGAACCCAACGCGACCATCCTCCAGCGCCAGAAGATTGCCGGCGTGAACGTCGGCGTGGAAGAACTGGCACATGGTCAGGCTGGCAAACCACGTATTGAGCGCAGAAATCAGCGTGGCCTCTGGATTGGGCGAAACGCGCCGCAGCGACTCAAGATCGGTCAATGCTGAACCAAAAAAGCGTTCCATGGTCAGCAGGCGACTGGTTGTGAATTCGTGGTAAACGCGCGGCGCTGCGGCGCTATCAATAGCAGCCTGTTCCAGAAAATCTCGAAAGAGTTCAATGTTGCGCGCCTCCAGCAGGAAATCGCACTCTTGAAGCATGGTTTCCTGAACATCTTGAATGATGCCGGAAAGCGAGGTCCGTGCAAAAGCAGGCGCCAGCCGCTCCAGAATTGCAGCTGCGATATAGAGAAAGTTCAAATCGGCGCTGAGTACGTCGGAGACTCCAGGCTTTTGCACCTTGAGGACCACATCCAGTCCATTGTGCAGACGCGCTGCGTGGACCTGAGCGATGGAGGCCGAGGCCAGCGGCTCTTGTTCAATGCTGGCAAAGCAATCGGCCAGCGGACGGCCCAGCTCTGCTTGAATCGTGCGCTCCACGACTCGAAAGGGAATGGGTGCGGTCTGATCCAGGCACTTCTGAAACTCGTTCACGTATTCGGGCGGGAAGAGCGATGGACTCGAAGCAATGAACTGGCCAAGCTTGATATAGGTAGCGCCCAGACGTTCAAAGGTCTTGCGCAACAATGCAGGCGCCGGCGGTCGATCGCCCAGCAGCCATTCCAATCCGGTTCCGGCCAGAGCGCCGGCGGTTTCGCCCAGGCGCA is a genomic window containing:
- a CDS encoding flagellar filament outer layer protein FlaA, whose translation is MRWTKSAALMSVVLTLPLLAQSSEAPEELAIIDRQLVIADFESEDEGWKMQVRRADDGRGLATLGALTPPPVAESVRTLYVSFQGGASAGFRLSPAAPIDIHGHVIGISLWAYGAGRLDELSLLLRDRRGASELCPLGRLDFRGWRQLHCRPPATMEQRPQALSSAQSSGLEILAIVVRLPPGSGSQLTEFSLDRMTAQVRDPHRGPPPDWNL
- a CDS encoding STAS domain-containing protein, which translates into the protein MLTLAGKIQMGDTERLEKALDELVGGEERSFVIDLSGVAYICSSALGVLIAVKRRIARMNGEVRLIIRPGEVLDLFRLTMVDRVFPIHRSVEEAAQASTH
- the rdgB gene encoding RdgB/HAM1 family non-canonical purine NTP pyrophosphatase, which gives rise to MFRHLREELSKSGVLLASANSGKLREFNRILGSAGLQIHTPEERGLRLVVDEAAPNFAGNAILKAEAFAAASGLPTLADDSGLAVEALGGAPGVRSARYGGPGLDDAGRRRLLLSELQTVPEGRRQAHFVCALALAIPGRAPIVFEASTEGKILTEERGEGGFGYDSIFQDPESGRSYAELSPEEKDQRSHRGKALLALARALDRELHSAGGFPAID
- a CDS encoding AarF/ABC1/UbiB kinase family protein, giving the protein MGQVWRGAVRLGETAGALAGTGLEWLLGDRPPAPALLRKTFERLGATYIKLGQFIASSPSLFPPEYVNEFQKCLDQTAPIPFRVVERTIQAELGRPLADCFASIEQEPLASASIAQVHAARLHNGLDVVLKVQKPGVSDVLSADLNFLYIAAAILERLAPAFARTSLSGIIQDVQETMLQECDFLLEARNIELFRDFLEQAAIDSAAAPRVYHEFTTSRLLTMERFFGSALTDLESLRRVSPNPEATLISALNTWFASLTMCQFFHADVHAGNLLALEDGRVGFIDFGIVGHIRRETWLAMNDLMQAMSAEDYRAMAAALSAIGAADEKVDVDRFGADLKEMFSGLNRMAEAALASGMRMAPDEGELNRTLIQMVEIGERHGIRFPREFALLFKQILYFDRYIRLLAPEMDLFADPRLERLPQSPG